A DNA window from Castanea sativa cultivar Marrone di Chiusa Pesio chromosome 7, ASM4071231v1 contains the following coding sequences:
- the LOC142642859 gene encoding F-box/LRR-repeat protein At4g14103-like, which yields MNGQRRETEFDERDRTESESERAENCISSARRNARDVISTLPDSLLCHILSFLPTPDAIRTSILSSRWRPLWTLVPILYFNHQDIPQITHPLEDIVSSIFTLRNADAGPDPAPIHKLRIFLFKCCVPTHLETWVAASIRLCLQELELNLQFSKTSELPRSIFFSTTLAVLKLNGDILLNPPPSSALLPSLKIMKLESVSYANRDSLSTLLAACPFLRDLTLKLSPYGLRNYMDKNAGMAGVNAIILIPTLKRLHFHWPIVCWPYKVHINTPALEYFHFTGVLNEDFVLEKLPNVVESVVEVEKWRRDEDYAKKVWDFMGQFCNVISMELITKTAEILSHASNRDDIPMFHNLSSLSFSFFCFIEWHAIQVLLHRAPKLQTLVVKPWQNNMQRVIRTDGYLKEPLTVPECLSSHLTTFHYNQFSGDGVEMEFVRQLLMVAGVLKTMRITVTSTLDSEVKLQVHEKLSEYQRSSQSCQIAFD from the exons ATGAATGGCCAGAGGAGAGAAACAGAGTTCGATGAGAGAGACAGAACTGAAAGTGAAAGTGAAAGAGCAGAGAATTGCATATCTTCTGCTCGACGAAATGCCAGAGACGTTATCAGCACTCTACCGGACTCTCTACTTTGCCACATCCTCTCCTTTCTCCCAACCCCAGACGCCATTCGCACAAGCATTTTGTCGAGCAGGTGGAGGCCCCTCTGGACTCTCGTCCCAATCCTCTATTTTAACCATCAAGATATCCCCCAAATCACTCACCCTTTAGAGGATATAGTGTCCAGTATCTTCACTCTTCGCAATGCCGATGCCGGTCCCGATCCCGCGCCCATACACAAGTTGCGCAtctttttgttcaaatgttGTGTTCCAACCCATCTCGAAACATGGGTCGCCGCCTCCATTCGGCTTTGTTTGCAAGAGCTTGAACTAAACCTACAATTCTCTAAAACTTCGGAGCTGCCCCGTAGTATCTTCTTTTCTACAACATTAGCGGTTCTGAAATTGAATGGTGACATTCTTCTGAATCCTCCTCCTAGTTCTGCATTATTGCCGAGTCTCAAGATTATGAAACTTGAATCTGTTAGCTATGCAAACCGCGACTCTCTCTCCACACTCCTCGCTGCCTGCCCGTTCCTTCGAGATTTGACCCTCAAACTGTCTCCTTATGGTTTGAGAAACTATATGGACAAGAATGCCGGCATGGCCGGTGTCAATGCCATTATACTTATACCTACGCTCAAAAGATTACATTTTCATTGGCCTATTGTATGTTGGCCGTACAAAGTCCACATAAACACCCCAGCTCTCGAGTACTTCCATTTCACCGGTGTTTTGAACGAGGACTTTGTGTTGGAAAAACTCCCCAATGTGGTTGAATCTGTCGTTGAGGTCGAGAAATGGCGACGGGAtgaagattatgcaaagaaagtATGGGACTTCATGGGACAATTCTGTAATGTTATATCCATGGAATTGATCACAAAAACCGCAGAG ATCCTTTCCCATGCTTCTAATCGTGATGATATTCCCATGTTTCATAATTTGTCTTccttgagtttttcttttttttgttttatcgAGTGGCATGCAATACAAGTCTTGCTTCATCGGGCTCCAAAGCTACAAACACTTGTCGTCAAGCCATGGCAAAATAATATGCAACGTGTTATCAGAACTGATGGTTACTTGAAGGAGCCACTCACTGTTCCTGAATGCCTGTCGTCACACCTTACAACCTTTCATTATAACCAATTTTCAGGAGATGGGGTTGAGATGGAATTTGTTAGACAGCTCCTAATGGTGGCAGGAGTGTTAAAGACTATGAGAATCACTGTTACAAGTACTCTAGATTCAGAGGTGAAGCTTCAAGTTCACGAGAAATTAAGCGAGTACCAAAGGAGCTCTCAGTCTTGTCAAATTGCATTTGACTAA
- the LOC142642661 gene encoding uncharacterized protein LOC142642661 isoform X2: MAAFFATSSPPSLLSFSHSHHHNQSLLLQSWKVGAFRLRWLTPFSSNTLIIWKRRRNLIYAASQGAEEAFKKTVEVDRLIDTLRDANPNELQKLVVENVLAFNEGFWIRLAARTDTCKSEDDKKDYEELAISVMSIVDCLVHKTKEKIESSTDVLKEILKPVVDEVEEVRWPPRDPEALKLMEKEINQREQEGQLDEGFLSEVNAQLRQAKEDVDKPGLEAMLQKVLQLYASRVLSKRSYAKKGEEVLKAEQFLEAIIKAPEEEWNKLLINGMTVGKGDISPDEFYAVIKKRIERTLIRTEGGSYQQRVLTEYLKGIQSRAEEIVQVLKGKP; encoded by the exons ATGGCTGCATTCTTTGCCACGTCATCACCCCCATCTCTTCTTAGCTTCTCTCATTCCCACCACCATAACCAG AGTTTATTGTTGCAAAGTTGGAAAGTTGGGGCTTTTAGATTGCGGTGGCTTACGCCGTTTTCTTCTAACACTTTGATAATTTGGAAGAGGAG GAGAAATTTGATCTATGCAGCCAGTCAAGGTGCTGAGGAAGCTTTCAAAAAGACCGTTGAAGTGGATAGGCTGATAGATACACTGAGGGATGCAAATCCAAATGAA CTTCAGAAGCTTGTTGTTGAAAATGTCCTTGCTTTCAATGAAGGTTTTTGGATACGCCTTGCAGCAAGAACTGATACCTGCAAATCAGAGGATGATAAA AAAGATTATGAAGAATTGGCTATATCTGTAATGAGCATAGTGGATTGCCTTGTCCATAAGACTAAG GAAAAAATTGAGTCATCCACTGATGTTCTCAAGGAGATACTAAAACCAGTGGTTGATGAGGTGGAAGAGGTTCGCTGGCCTCCTAGAGATCCCGAGGCCCTCAAATTGATGGAGAAA GAGATAAACCAAAGGGAACAAGAAGGGCAACTAGATGAAGGCTTTCTTTCAGAGGTCAATGCACAGCTACGGCAA GCAAAAGAAGATGTGGATAAGCCAGGGCTGGAGGCtatgttgcaaaaggttttgcAACTTTATGCTTCCAGAGTTCTCTCCAAACGTAGTTATGCAAAGAAAG GAGAAGAAGTTTTGAAGGCTGAGCAGTTTCTCGAAGCCATAATAAAAG CTCCAGAGGAAGAATGGAACAAGCTTTTGATCAATGGAATGACTGTTGGCAAAGGGGACATTTCACCAGATGAGTTTTACGCTGTCATTAAAAAACGAATTGAGCGGACTTTGATCCGAACG GAGGGAGGATCTTACCAGCAGCGTGTTCTTACGGAGTATTTGAAAGGCATCCAATCAAGAGCGGAGGAGATTGTCCAAGTACTTAAGGGCAAGCCATAG
- the LOC142642661 gene encoding uncharacterized protein LOC142642661 isoform X1, with amino-acid sequence MAAFFATSSPPSLLSFSHSHHHNQSLLLQSWKVGAFRLRWLTPFSSNTLIIWKRRRNLIYAASQGAEEAFKKTVEVDRLIDTLRDANPNELQKLVVENVLAFNEGFWIRLAARTDTCKSEDDKKDYEELAISVMSIVDCLVHKTKEKIESSTDVLKEILKPVVDEVEEVRWPPRDPEALKLMEKEINQREQEGQLDEGFLSEVNAQLRQAKEDVDKPGLEAMLQKVLQLYASRVLSKRSYAKKAPSDISGAGEEVLKAEQFLEAIIKAPEEEWNKLLINGMTVGKGDISPDEFYAVIKKRIERTLIRTEGGSYQQRVLTEYLKGIQSRAEEIVQVLKGKP; translated from the exons ATGGCTGCATTCTTTGCCACGTCATCACCCCCATCTCTTCTTAGCTTCTCTCATTCCCACCACCATAACCAG AGTTTATTGTTGCAAAGTTGGAAAGTTGGGGCTTTTAGATTGCGGTGGCTTACGCCGTTTTCTTCTAACACTTTGATAATTTGGAAGAGGAG GAGAAATTTGATCTATGCAGCCAGTCAAGGTGCTGAGGAAGCTTTCAAAAAGACCGTTGAAGTGGATAGGCTGATAGATACACTGAGGGATGCAAATCCAAATGAA CTTCAGAAGCTTGTTGTTGAAAATGTCCTTGCTTTCAATGAAGGTTTTTGGATACGCCTTGCAGCAAGAACTGATACCTGCAAATCAGAGGATGATAAA AAAGATTATGAAGAATTGGCTATATCTGTAATGAGCATAGTGGATTGCCTTGTCCATAAGACTAAG GAAAAAATTGAGTCATCCACTGATGTTCTCAAGGAGATACTAAAACCAGTGGTTGATGAGGTGGAAGAGGTTCGCTGGCCTCCTAGAGATCCCGAGGCCCTCAAATTGATGGAGAAA GAGATAAACCAAAGGGAACAAGAAGGGCAACTAGATGAAGGCTTTCTTTCAGAGGTCAATGCACAGCTACGGCAA GCAAAAGAAGATGTGGATAAGCCAGGGCTGGAGGCtatgttgcaaaaggttttgcAACTTTATGCTTCCAGAGTTCTCTCCAAACGTAGTTATGCAAAGAAAG CCCCTAGTGATATTTCTGGTGCAGGAGAAGAAGTTTTGAAGGCTGAGCAGTTTCTCGAAGCCATAATAAAAG CTCCAGAGGAAGAATGGAACAAGCTTTTGATCAATGGAATGACTGTTGGCAAAGGGGACATTTCACCAGATGAGTTTTACGCTGTCATTAAAAAACGAATTGAGCGGACTTTGATCCGAACG GAGGGAGGATCTTACCAGCAGCGTGTTCTTACGGAGTATTTGAAAGGCATCCAATCAAGAGCGGAGGAGATTGTCCAAGTACTTAAGGGCAAGCCATAG